In the genome of Girardinichthys multiradiatus isolate DD_20200921_A chromosome 7, DD_fGirMul_XY1, whole genome shotgun sequence, one region contains:
- the LOC124871382 gene encoding proteoglycan 4-like, producing the protein MLCRPTHPTANRSPAPYPGPGPQKEAVERRPRRCQLPGTLPTPPPNPGAPQPTGHLHPRMAHHGHARVWGQVTGPENQLKTGTNVPPPDPNHPAPQTQTPAPLPSPPPAVATDPQQKGPSHKHPSGQECGPTPNKGADQPARHNQNTPHKGGHIQPPPNPQGRANRAPSPRSPAPDSSHNQASRATKHIPLQHQGRHQTAPDPKWQAHPKCKLQAMIGTCTPPPITGKPRPPDQLGSQADATMHHPAHYHAQGKDTGPASRRAPQKGPSTRSKEVTPPSRDADPPTSRGTARTTNPKHTEPTRNHPANEQTPPQYEAETPDASTEPSDTRPAAPRPEVRAAAHRTTTPTPQHAIQWRTECSKGHPKQKLHTKPTLRKCAPTSPPKTKPPMKVHPHEKKTRTIQVLEHARHPYPCQKQPRKATLRGPQKAREPTEPKPKPIRKPRPIHPETNPGQPAHSDHADPSEPPPPDRKGTSVSNRNQDKEPETEPEPPKTKQHLPTSEGNPHPPQHSNNSQST; encoded by the exons atgctctgccgccccacccacccgaccgccaaccgCAGCCCAGCGCCATACCCCGGGCCaggaccacagaaggaagccGTGGAAAGAAGGCCACGGCGGTGCCAGTTACCGGGCACCCTGCCAACCCCACCCCCAAACCCGGGGGCGCCCCAGCCCACCGGCCACCTGCACCCCCGCATGGCACACCACGGCCATGCGAGGGTGTGG GGACAGGTAACAGGCCCTGAGAACCAACTGAAAACCGGGACCAACGTCCCCCCCCCCGACCCGAACCACCCAGCCCCTCAGACCCAAACCCCAGCCCCGTTACCCAGTCCGCCGCCCGCAGTAGCCACCGACCCCCAACAAAAAGGACCCAGCCACAAGCACCCAAGCGGCCAAGAATGCGGCCCCACTCCAAACAAAGGAGCAGACCAGCCAGCCCGGCACAACCAAAATacgccacacaaaggagggcacatCCAGCCACCCCCGAACCCACagggcagagccaacagagcgcCCAGCCCCCGAAGCCCGGCACCAGAcagcagccacaaccaggcaagcagggcaacaaaacacatcccactTCAACACCAAGGCCGCCACCAAACCGCACCCGACCCAAAATGGCAGGCCCACCCAAAATGCAAGCTCCAGGCCATGATAGGTACATGCACCCCCCCCCCAATAACAGGCAAACCGAGACCACCGGACCAGCTGGGCAGTCAAGCAGACGCCACGATGCACCACCCTGCCCACTACCATGCCCAAGGGAAAGACACCGGCCCAGCAAGCCGAAGGGCGCCACAGAAAGGCCCCAGCACACGGAGCAAAGAGGTCACACCCCCATCCAGAGACGCAGACCCACCTACATCCAG GGGCACGGCGAGGACCACTAACCCCAAGCACACCGAACCCACCAGGAACCATCCAGCAAATGAGCAAACCCCACCCCAGTATGAGGCCGAGACGCCCGACGCAAGCACAGAGCCCAGCGACACCCGCCCTGCCGCACCACGCCCGGAGGTCAGAGCCGCCGCGcacaggaccaccaccccaaCACCACAGCACGCCATACAGTGGAGGACGGAATGCAGCAAAGGGCACCCAAAGCAAAAGCTGCACACAAAGCCCACACTGCGCAAATGTGCCCCTACCAGCCCCCCAAAAACGAAGCCCCCCATGAAAGTGCACCCCCACGAAAAGAAGACCCGCACCATCCAGGTCCTAGAACATGCCCGACACCCATACCCCTGCCAGAAGCAGCCCCGCAAAGCTACACTCCGTGGCCCACAAAAGGCaagagagcccacagagccaaaaccaaaacccatccGGAAGCCGAGACCAATCCACCCCGAGACCAACCCCGGCCAGCCTGCACACTCGgaccatgcagacccctccgaACCCCCTCCCCCAGACAGAAAAGGGACCAGCGTCAGTAACCGGAACcaagacaaggaaccagaaaCCGAGCCGGAACCACCCAAGACCAAACAACACCTCCCCACCTCAGAAGGAAACCcacacccaccccaacattcgaACAACTCCCAGAGCACATAA